Below is a genomic region from Ferribacterium limneticum.
CCATGGAAGAGTTCGTCAAGGTCCTCGGCGACAAGCCGAACCAGTTCGGCAAGCAGGTCGAAGGCAAGTTCGGCCCGGCCCAGTGGCTCGACTTCAAGCCGGAACAACCGATCACCGAAGCCGGCCTGCGCAACAACATCAACGTCGGCATCCATTACCTGGGTTCCTGGCTGGCCGGCAATGGCTGCGTGCCCATCCACAACCTCATGGAAGATGCGGCCACCGCCGAAATCTCCCGTTCGCAGGTCTGGCAGTGGGTCGTTTCGCCGAAGGGCGTTCTCGACGACGGCCGCAAGGTCACCGAAGACATGGTCCGCCCGATGATTGCCGAGGAACTGGCCAAGGTGAAGGCGACTGTCTCGGCCCAGGGCGAAGACACCGCCACCTACGATCAGGCCGCCGTGATTTTCGACAAGATGTCGCTGACCCCGGACTACCCGGAATTTCTGACCCTGCCGCTGTACGAGGCGATGGAATAAGCAGTACCCGAGAGAGGCGCATCAGACGCCCAACCTCGACAGAGAAGCTGGAAGAAAAACGCCGGGGAAACCCGGCGTTTTTCGTTGGCGCCTAAAATCCAGTCCAAACAGTGTTCGCCATTCGTAAACTGCGAACCGCTACGGTCAACCGGAAATTTTGGCCAATTTTGAAATTATCCTGACCAAGGATAGCTCCGCCATCCGGGCTCGATTTGCCAACCCCTTTACTCAAACCACAGCCGCCCCAGCCAGCACTCCCGGCATGGCCTGACGCATGATGTCGATGAAACAGCGCAGGCGGGCCGGATAGAAGCGGGCGTAGGGATAGACCAGGCTGACCGGCAAGGCGGCGGCCTGCCATTCCGGCGTCAGGTGAATGAGTTGGCCGCTGGCCAGGTCGTCGGCGAGAACCCAGGCCGAGCCAACGCAGGCCCCCAGACCGAGCAGGGCGGCACTGCGCAGGGCGTACAAGCTGTCGGTACTGAAGCGCGGCGTAATCGGCACGCGCTCAACCGCCCCCGTTGCCAGATGCTTCAGGCTGACTTCATTGCGGTAGAAGGTGCGCAGCGCGAGCCAGGGCAAGGCGGCCAGTTCGCGTGCCGTGCCCGGCGGCGGCGCACCGTTCAGGACATCCGGCGCGGCGACGACAATGCGCGGCACCTCAGAGAGGCGGATGGCAACCAGACCGGGATCGGTCACCTCGCCGACCTGGATGGCGCAATCGATGCCGGCCGCGATGTAGTCCTGGATCGAGCGGTCGTCGTGCAGCAACCACTCGACACTCATCCGCGGATAGCGCTTCAGGTAATCGGCCAGCGGCCTGACCAGGCGCTCCTGGCCGAAGGCATGCGGCGCCACGACACGCAGGATGCCCTCCGGCTCGTCGCCGGCGCCGCGCAGATCGGACTCGAAGGCGGCCCAACTGCCCAGCAACTCGCGCGCCCGCTCGTAGCAGCGCTCGCCGTCGACGGTCAGACGCATGGCGTGCGTCGTGCGCTGCAAGAGGCGCAGGCCGAGCGAGCGCTCAAGGGCCTGCAGGCGGCGGCTGATCGTCGGCTGCGTCATGCCCATCTGTGCAGCGGCGGCGGAAAGACTGCCGGCCTCGACGATGCGGACAAAGGTTTGCATCAGTTCGATGCGATCACCGCTGACCGCCGAAGACGACAGATCTGGCGCAGCGGCGACAACATGCTTTTGATCGGAATCAGGCTTGCTCATACGTTCACCGTATAACGAATGTGCCGGCAACGATACTACCGTTCGCATCCACAACCAACCAGAATGCCAGACATCGACAGCAAGCACGGTGAACAACATGTCTTCCATTCAAAATACGCATGAAAGTAGTCAAACTGCGCCGCTGGCGCCGCGCCTGATCCTGCTGCTGGCGGCCGGTGCCGGTTTTGCGGTGGCGACGCTGTATTACAGCCAGCCCATTCTTGGCATTCTCGGCCCCGACATCGGCGCTTCAGACCGCGCTATCGGCCTGGTGCCGACCTTGACGCAACTCGGTTACGCCCTCGGCATCCTGCTGCTCGCCCCGCTCGGCGACCGCCACGACCGACGCAGCATCATTCTGATCAAGGCCGGCCTGCTCATTGCGGCACTCCTGCTCGCCGGTTTTGCGCCCTCCATCGCCTGGCTGCTGGCCGCCAGTCTGGCCATCGGGCTGACGGCGACGCTGGCCCAGGACATCGTGCCAGCCGCCGCGACGCTCGCGCCGCTGGCCCAGCGCGGCCGGGTGGTCGGTACGGTGATGACTGGCCTGCTCATGGGCATCCTGCTGTCACGCGTGGTCAGCGGCCTGGTGGCTGAACATTTCGGCTGGCGGGCGATTTTCATCGTCGCCGCGGCCAGCATTGCGCTGATCGGCATCGCCGCCTGGCAGGGCCTGCCAAAATTCGCGCCGACCACCGATCTTTCCTACGGCGCCCTGCTCGGCTCGCTGCGCACGCTCTGGCTGCGCCATGCCGCGCTGCGTCGCGCCGCCCTCGCCCAGGGGTTGTTGGCGGTCGGCTTCAGCGCTTTCTGGTCCACCCTGGCGGTGATGTTGCACGATGCGCCTTTCCATCTCGGCAGCGCCGTCGCCGGCAGTTTCGGCCTGGCCGGTGCCGCCGGCGCCCTGGCCGCTCCCTTGGCCGGCCATCTCGCCGACCGGCGTGGCCCCGAGCTGGTGACGCGGCTGGGCTGCGGGCTCAGCGCCCTGTCTTTCGCCGGCCTGTCGCTGGCGCCGCTGCTTTCACCGAGCGCCCAGCTCTGGCTGCTCGGCCTCGGTGCCGTCGGCTTCGACCTTGGCGTCCAGGCCAGCCTGATCGCCCACCAGACCATCGTCTACAGCATCGAGCCGGGCGCTCGTAGCCGGCTCAACGCCGTTCTCTTCGTCGGCATGTTCATCGGCATGGCCAGTGGTGCGGCGCTGGGCAGCCTGTTGCTGAGTCAGTGGGGCTGGGTTGCCGTGACCGGCATGGCGGGGCTCACAGCACTGGGCGCGCTGGCCGTGCGCTTCTGGAAAGGGGCGGCGGAACTGGCATAGAAACAACGGCCCGCAGCGAAGACGGGCCGTCGTTTTTGGCAGTAACGATCATTTCAGCGGGCATTCCCGGACCCGACCAGCGAAAGAACGTTGCATGAGCAGAGCCCTTCCGGCAACGCCTTATTCGATGCCCGCCATGCCGGCCTCGGGATAACGCGCACCGGCCACCCGCTCGGCGGCAAATATCCGGTCGAGTTCGGCGATTTCTGCCTCATTCAGCAGCACATCGACGGCGCCCGCATTCTGCTCGAGATAAGCAATACGCCGGGTTCCCGGAATCGGCACCACATGCGGCTGCTTGCTGAGCAGCCAGGCGAGCGCCACCTGAGCATTGGTCAGGCCGCGGGCGCTGGCGAAGCGACCAAGTTCGGCAACCAGTTGACCGTTGATTTTTTCCGCCTCGCCGACAAAACGCGGGTTGTGCTTGCGAAAATCGCCCTCGGCCAATTGTTCGCGGTGCACGGCGCCGGTCAGGAAGGCCCGGCCGAGCGGGCTGTAGGCGACGAAAGTCGTGCCCAGCTCGGCACAAGTGGCTAGCACTTCACGCTCAGGTTCGCGCGTCCATAAGGAATACTCGCTTTGCACGGCGGCAATCGGATGCACTGCGCAAGCTTGCCGCAGCGTCTTGGCAGAGACTTCGGAAAGGCCGATCTGGCGGACTTTCCCAGCCGCGACCAACTGGGCCATGGCAGCCACCGTTTCCTCGATGGGCACTTCCGGGTTGCGTCGATGGCAGTAATAGAGGTCGATCTGCTCAACGCCGAGACGTTGCAGCGAGGCGTCGCAGGCGCTCCGGATGTAGGCCGGGCTGTTGTCGATGTGCCGCTCGTACTTGCCGGGCTGGCGGACAATGCCGAATTTGGTGGCAATCACCACCTGTTGCCGGCGCGCCGGGCCGCCCTCCTTGAGAAAGCGGCCGAGCAGGCTTTCATTGTGGCCAAATCCGTAGGTGTCGGCGCTGTCGAAGAAATTGATACCGAGCTCGAGCGCCCGAGCTAGCGTGCGCAAGGACTCGGCATCGTCGCTGGCGCCATAGAACTCGCTCATCCCCATGCAGCCGAGTCCGATGGCGGAGACCGGCTGCTGTTGTCGACCAAGAAAGCGTGTTTGCATGTTGATCGCCCTTTACTGAACCGTGTAGCCGCCATCGACGGCAAAGCCCTGACCGTTGATGTAGCTGGCAGCGGAGGAAAGCAGGAAGAGCACGGGCTTGGCGATTTCCTCGGGTTGACCGGGACGCCCGGCCGGACTGGTCTTGAGCGTGGCTTCCAGATTTTCCAGACCGCCGAAACCGATTTCGGCCATCGGGGTAACGATCGGTCCGGGATTGACCGCATTGACCCGGATGCCCTGCTGAAAACCTTCGAGCGCCGCACTGCGGGTCAGCCCGAGTACGGCATGCTTGCTGGCCGTGTAAGACGAAAAATTGGCGAAGCCGATCTGGGCAACGATGGAGGCGGTATTGACGATGGACCCGCCGCCGGTTTTCAGCATCGCTGCCATTTCATACTTGAGCGACCAGAACACGCCGTATACGTTGGCCTGCATGACTTCGGCGAAATCGGCGCTGGTCAATTCGTGGATGGGCGCCACCTTGCCCAGCACACCGGCGTTGTTGAAGGCGCCGTCCAGTCTGCCAAAGTGGGCGACGGTCGTCGCCACTGCGTTCTGGATATCGGCTTCGACGGTGACATAGGTCCGGATGGCGATGGCGTCGCCGCCGGCAGCACGAATCTGCATCACCAGATTTTCAAGCGCATCCAGACGGCGGGCTGCCAGTGCCACCTTGGCCCCGGCCCGGCCGAGGGCCAGGGCAGTGGCGGCGCCGATGCCGGACGAGGCGCCAGTGACAAGGATGGTTTTGCCCGACAGGTCGGCCAGAATATTTTGCATGTTGTTCTCCGTTGCAGGGTTGGGGATATGACAGCAAGCAGCCTACTCCCGGGCCAACTGTGCAACAATCCGCATACTGCTTGATAGGCTATTGAGCTATTCTCATCAATCATGAACCCCGCCAGTCTTGCCGATCTCCAGTCATTTGCCGCCGTGGCGCGCTTGCGCAGCTTTCGCAAGGCGGCCACCGAACTTGGCGTTTCACCTTCAGCCCTGAGCCATGCCTTGCGCGGTCTGGAAGCCCGGCTCGGTGTCCGCCTGCTTAACCGGACAACGCGCAGCGTGGCGCCGACCGAGGCCGGCCAACGCCTGCTCGACCGGCTGTCGCCCGCCTTGCAGGACATCCACGGCGCGCTGGACGAGGTCAATGCCTTTCGCGACTCGCCATTCGGCACGCTGCGCATCAACGCGCCGCGTGCCGCTTGCGAGCTGGTCCTGGCGCCGATGCTCGGGCGCTTTCTGGAAGCCAACCCGGGCATGCGCATCGAATTGGTGGCCGAGGATGCCTTCGTCGATATCGTCGCCACCGGCTTCGATGCCGGTGTCCGCTTCGGCGAAAGTCTGCAGCAGGATATGGTGGCCGTGCCGCTCGGCCCGGCCCAGCGTTTTGTCGTGGTTGCCTCGCCCGATTATCTGGCGGCGCACGGCACACCAAGTTGCCCGCGTGAATTGCAGCAGCACCGCTGCATTCGCATCCGTTTCCCCAACGGCAGTTTTTATCGCTGGGAATTTGCCCGCGGCAGCGAGCAGTTTGAAATCGAGGTCGACGGGCCGCTCGCCACCAGCCAAATGCCGCTGATGATCACGGCCGCAGAACAAGGCCTCGGGCTGGCCTATGTTTATGCCCAGTATGCGGCGGCGCCGGTAGCCGACGGCCGGCTGAAAACAGTGCTTGACGACTGGTGCCCGGAAATTCCCGGCTTCTACCTGTACTACCCGAGCCGCAAACTGATGCCGGCCGGCTTGAAAGCCTTTGTCGACATGCTGCGGATATTGCCCTGACCTTGCCAGGACAATCCCGTGACCAACGAGGGAATCCGGGACGCAAATAACCAATGGCTACGGTCAACGGGAAAAATCGGCCAAAAATGAAATCCGATTATCACTTTTTGATGATATTCAAGACCTTGGATGCTCTCTGCCGCCGCCCAAGTTGACCTTGATCAAACACCTCTCCATCTCCAACTCAAATCGTTCAAGCCCGGATTGCTCCGCATATTCGTTGGGCCATAATCACGCACTGAAAATTTCCCTGTCCGGAAAACACCGCCATGAACCTCAACGCAAAAGTCACTTTCTTTTTCGTCAGTATTTTTGCCGGCTTGCTGGCGGTTCTCATTGCCATCAGCCTGTACGCTTTCCGCAACTTTTCCATTGCCTCGGCGACCGATCACATCCGGACCGCCGGTGAAATTGTCCGCGTGCACCTGACGGAATCGATGATCAACGGCGTCATCGACAAGCGCGAAAGCTTTCTGCGCCGACTGGTCGAAGTCCAGGGATTGAAATCGGCCCGGGTCATCCGTTCGCCGGAAGTCGAAAAACAGTTCGGCAAGGGCCTGAGTCAGGAAGCGGCAGCCGACGACCTGGAGCGCCAGGTCCTCGTGCAAGGCAAACCGCGCTTCGAACTCGTCACGCAAGGCGACGAAACGCTTTTCCGCGGCGTCATTCCCTACATCGCCACGGCGAATGGCAACCCCAACTGTCTGCAATGCCACCAGGTCAGCGAAGGCGCCGTGCTTGGCGCCGTCAGCATGAGCATGTCGCTCGAAGCACTGCGCGACAAGGCGCTGTTCACGGTGGCCGGCATTGGCGTTGCCGTAGCCTTTTTTGCCCTGCTCCTGGTACTCCTGCTGCGCCGCCTGCTGCGCCCTATCTCGGACACCGCCATTGCCGTCGAAGAAGCTGTCCAGCGCGCCCTGCGCGGCGATTTCAAGGCGCATGTCGAGAAGAAAACCAACGATGAAATCGGCCAGATCGCGACCGACATGAACCGTTTGCTGACCTTCCTCGACGACGGCCTCAACCGCATCGGCACCAACGTCGCCCGCCTCACCGAGCGCACCCCGGCCCCCGGTGAAAACCTGCTGACGGCGACCATCGACATGGTCGACGGCCTGACCAAGGCGGCCCACTTCAAGCAGGCCATCGAGGAAGACGAAGTCAAGATCGAGATCTACCAGCGCCTCTCCGTCGCCCTGCAGCAGGAATTCAAGCTCAAGGAATTCTCGCTTTACGAAGTCAGCACCAACAAGAAGCAAATGAAGGCCATCATGGTCGATGGTGAATTGGCCGACACCTGCCGCTGGTGCGACCCGCAGATCCTGATCCGCCCCGAAGCCTGCCGCGTCCGCCGTACCGGCCACGTCGTCGACAGCATCACCAGCGCCGACATCTGTTACTCGTTCCGGCCACCAACGGAACTGGGCGAACGCCACCATGTCTGCTTCCCGGTCATCCAGTCCGGCGCCGTCGGCAGTGTCGTGCAATTGGTGACCACCCCGGAGAACGCTGCCGATCTGCTCGCCAAGGTGCCCTTCATCAACGTTTACCTGCGCGAAACGGCGCCGGTCCTCGAAACCAAGCGCCTGATGGAAAACCTCCGCGACTCGACGCTGCGCGACCCGATGACCGGCCTCAACAACCGCCGCTTCCTCGAGGAATACGTCGAGACGCTGGTTTCCAGCGTACAGCGCAAACGCACCCACGTCGCCATCCTGATGCTCGACCTCGACTACTTCAAGATGGTCAACGACACCTATGGCCACGATGCCGGCGATGCCGTACTGAAAGCCCTCTCCTCGCTGCTCAAGCAGTCGGTGCGGGCTTCCGACCTGGTCATTCGCTACGGCGGCGAGGAGTTCCTGATCATCCTGGTCGACAGCGAAGGCCACGCCGCCGACAACGTCGCCGAAAAAATCCGCCTCGCCGTCGAAGGCCTGAAAGTCCAGATCGCCGGCATCACGCTGCAGAAGACAATCTCGATTGGCATTGCCGACTTCCCGACCGACAGCGACACCTTCTGGCAGGCCGTCAAGTTTGCCGACGTGGCGATGTACCAGGCCAAGGACCAGGGGCGCAATCGGGTCATCCGTTTCAATCCGGCGATGTGGAGCGATAACAAGGAATATTGAGCGCCCAATCTATTACCACAGGTACAAGATAAAGCGACTTTTTCACCCGTTATCAAAACTTAACTGAGCCAATACACTGGCAGCCTTCTGATTCTTTCTGGAGGCTGCCCGTGATTTCCGCCCTCTCCGCCCTGCTCGTTTTCCAGTTGGCCGGCGAAGTCCTCGCCCGCTCGCTCAATCTGCCCATCCCCGGCCCGGTCATCGGCATGCTCATGCTCTTTGTCGCGCTCGTGCTGCGCGGTGGCCCCGGCGAAGAGCTGCAGACGACCAGCCAGAATCTGCTGCAACACCTGTCGCTGCTCTTCGTGCCGGCCGGCACCGGCATCATGGTCCATCTCCATCGGGTGTCAGACGAATGGCTGCCGCTGCTCGTTTCGCTGCTGGTCAGCACGCTGGCTACCCTGGTCGTCACCGCGCTGGTCATGAAGCTCTGCCAGCGCCGCCCAGCCGCCTCGGGGGAAACGCCATGACGCAGGAAATCAGCCAGATCTGGGTCTACCTCTCGGCCTCGCCGCTGCTCGGGCTAACCATCACGCTGCTCGCCTATCAGGCCGCTTTCGCGCTCTACCGGCGCTCCGGCAACAATCCGCTGGCCAACCCGGTGCTCATCGCCGTTTTCATTTTGGTGCTGTTTTTGACGTTGACCGCAACATCGTACGAAACCTACTTCGCCGGTGCCCAGTTCGTGCATTTCCTGCTCGGCCCGGCCACCGTGGCGCTGGCCATCCCGCTGTACACCCAGTTCAAGCGCGTCCGCTCGATGTTGCTGCCGGTGCTTGCCGGGCTGCTCGCCGGCAGCCTGACGGCCATCGTCTCGGCCGTGCTGGTCGCCCGCCTGTTTGGCGCCAGCGCCTCGACCCAGCTTTCGCTCGCCCCCAAGTCGGTGACGACGCCGATTGCCATGGGTATCGCCGAACGCATCGGCGGCATCCCGTCGCTGACCGCCGTGCTGGTCATCGTCACCGGCATCCTCGGTGCCGTCGGCGCGCGCTTTGTCTTCGACGCCATGAAGGTGCGCGACCCGGCCATCCGCGGCTTCGCCATCGGCATCGCCTCGCACGGCATCGGCACGGCACGCGCCTTTCAGGTAAACGAGCAGAGCGGAGCCTTTGCAGCGCTGGCCATGGGCATGAACGGGGCGCTCACCGCCCTGCTCGTGCCCTGGATTGCTGCTTATCTGATCAACATAGGGTAAGTACCTATGGCCGATGTGACACGGGGGGCTAAGAATTTGGCCATGCTCATGCGTCCCCCTTCTCCTCAGCCGAAGCACACGCGGCTATGGCTCGCGCCCTACGTCGCCATCGGCATATTCGCGCTGGCCATGCTGGTCCTCACCGGACTGCTCCAGTGGCGCGAACTGGACACCGCGCGGTCGGCCCTGGAGGGCGACATGCACTGGGCGGAACGGACCATCGAAAACCGCCTGCACGCGCATCAGGACTTTCTCGGCGAGCTCGGCCGCGAACAGGAATTCAAGCAGCTCACCTACGAGGCCTTCCAGGTCAAGGCCAGCCGCTATGCGCGCGAGGCGCCGGAAATCCAGGCCATCGTCTGGGTCGATACCGATGGCAAGGTCGAATGGGTCGCCCCCAATGAATCAACGGCTGTCTTCGTTGGCGAACAACTGACCGGCGAGCGCCTGGCCGCCCTGCAGGAAGCCCTGCGCGTGCGCCGCACGGTGGTTTCGCCGGACTACCGGGATGCCACCCAGCGCCCGGCCCACGACATCATCCTGCCGGTGCAGCGCGGCAGTGCCGACCTCGGCGCCTTCATCGCGCTGCAGTCGCTGGAAACGCTGCTGCGCACGACCCTGCCCACCGTATTCACGGCCCGCTACAGCCTGACCGTGGTCGATGCACAAAATCGCGAGCTCTTGAGCAATTCGTCGGTCAAGCCGACCGACCGCCAGGTTTCCGGCCAGATCAGCCTCGAATTGCCCAACAACCGCCTCGGCCTCAACATCGTCGCCTACCGCGTCGGCGGCGCCTGGCTGCCCTTCGTGCCGGCGGCACTGATTATCGTGCTGACGCTGATCGCTTCGGTGACGCTGATC
It encodes:
- a CDS encoding aldo/keto reductase, whose protein sequence is MQTRFLGRQQQPVSAIGLGCMGMSEFYGASDDAESLRTLARALELGINFFDSADTYGFGHNESLLGRFLKEGGPARRQQVVIATKFGIVRQPGKYERHIDNSPAYIRSACDASLQRLGVEQIDLYYCHRRNPEVPIEETVAAMAQLVAAGKVRQIGLSEVSAKTLRQACAVHPIAAVQSEYSLWTREPEREVLATCAELGTTFVAYSPLGRAFLTGAVHREQLAEGDFRKHNPRFVGEAEKINGQLVAELGRFASARGLTNAQVALAWLLSKQPHVVPIPGTRRIAYLEQNAGAVDVLLNEAEIAELDRIFAAERVAGARYPEAGMAGIE
- a CDS encoding CidA/LrgA family protein; this encodes MISALSALLVFQLAGEVLARSLNLPIPGPVIGMLMLFVALVLRGGPGEELQTTSQNLLQHLSLLFVPAGTGIMVHLHRVSDEWLPLLVSLLVSTLATLVVTALVMKLCQRRPAASGETP
- a CDS encoding LysR family transcriptional regulator, with the protein product MNPASLADLQSFAAVARLRSFRKAATELGVSPSALSHALRGLEARLGVRLLNRTTRSVAPTEAGQRLLDRLSPALQDIHGALDEVNAFRDSPFGTLRINAPRAACELVLAPMLGRFLEANPGMRIELVAEDAFVDIVATGFDAGVRFGESLQQDMVAVPLGPAQRFVVVASPDYLAAHGTPSCPRELQQHRCIRIRFPNGSFYRWEFARGSEQFEIEVDGPLATSQMPLMITAAEQGLGLAYVYAQYAAAPVADGRLKTVLDDWCPEIPGFYLYYPSRKLMPAGLKAFVDMLRILP
- a CDS encoding SDR family NAD(P)-dependent oxidoreductase codes for the protein MQNILADLSGKTILVTGASSGIGAATALALGRAGAKVALAARRLDALENLVMQIRAAGGDAIAIRTYVTVEADIQNAVATTVAHFGRLDGAFNNAGVLGKVAPIHELTSADFAEVMQANVYGVFWSLKYEMAAMLKTGGGSIVNTASIVAQIGFANFSSYTASKHAVLGLTRSAALEGFQQGIRVNAVNPGPIVTPMAEIGFGGLENLEATLKTSPAGRPGQPEEIAKPVLFLLSSAASYINGQGFAVDGGYTVQ
- a CDS encoding LysR family transcriptional regulator, with amino-acid sequence MSKPDSDQKHVVAAAPDLSSSAVSGDRIELMQTFVRIVEAGSLSAAAAQMGMTQPTISRRLQALERSLGLRLLQRTTHAMRLTVDGERCYERARELLGSWAAFESDLRGAGDEPEGILRVVAPHAFGQERLVRPLADYLKRYPRMSVEWLLHDDRSIQDYIAAGIDCAIQVGEVTDPGLVAIRLSEVPRIVVAAPDVLNGAPPPGTARELAALPWLALRTFYRNEVSLKHLATGAVERVPITPRFSTDSLYALRSAALLGLGACVGSAWVLADDLASGQLIHLTPEWQAAALPVSLVYPYARFYPARLRCFIDIMRQAMPGVLAGAAVV
- a CDS encoding LrgB family protein, translated to MTQEISQIWVYLSASPLLGLTITLLAYQAAFALYRRSGNNPLANPVLIAVFILVLFLTLTATSYETYFAGAQFVHFLLGPATVALAIPLYTQFKRVRSMLLPVLAGLLAGSLTAIVSAVLVARLFGASASTQLSLAPKSVTTPIAMGIAERIGGIPSLTAVLVIVTGILGAVGARFVFDAMKVRDPAIRGFAIGIASHGIGTARAFQVNEQSGAFAALAMGMNGALTALLVPWIAAYLINIG
- a CDS encoding sensor domain-containing diguanylate cyclase, which encodes MNLNAKVTFFFVSIFAGLLAVLIAISLYAFRNFSIASATDHIRTAGEIVRVHLTESMINGVIDKRESFLRRLVEVQGLKSARVIRSPEVEKQFGKGLSQEAAADDLERQVLVQGKPRFELVTQGDETLFRGVIPYIATANGNPNCLQCHQVSEGAVLGAVSMSMSLEALRDKALFTVAGIGVAVAFFALLLVLLLRRLLRPISDTAIAVEEAVQRALRGDFKAHVEKKTNDEIGQIATDMNRLLTFLDDGLNRIGTNVARLTERTPAPGENLLTATIDMVDGLTKAAHFKQAIEEDEVKIEIYQRLSVALQQEFKLKEFSLYEVSTNKKQMKAIMVDGELADTCRWCDPQILIRPEACRVRRTGHVVDSITSADICYSFRPPTELGERHHVCFPVIQSGAVGSVVQLVTTPENAADLLAKVPFINVYLRETAPVLETKRLMENLRDSTLRDPMTGLNNRRFLEEYVETLVSSVQRKRTHVAILMLDLDYFKMVNDTYGHDAGDAVLKALSSLLKQSVRASDLVIRYGGEEFLIILVDSEGHAADNVAEKIRLAVEGLKVQIAGITLQKTISIGIADFPTDSDTFWQAVKFADVAMYQAKDQGRNRVIRFNPAMWSDNKEY
- a CDS encoding MFS transporter, which produces MSSIQNTHESSQTAPLAPRLILLLAAGAGFAVATLYYSQPILGILGPDIGASDRAIGLVPTLTQLGYALGILLLAPLGDRHDRRSIILIKAGLLIAALLLAGFAPSIAWLLAASLAIGLTATLAQDIVPAAATLAPLAQRGRVVGTVMTGLLMGILLSRVVSGLVAEHFGWRAIFIVAAASIALIGIAAWQGLPKFAPTTDLSYGALLGSLRTLWLRHAALRRAALAQGLLAVGFSAFWSTLAVMLHDAPFHLGSAVAGSFGLAGAAGALAAPLAGHLADRRGPELVTRLGCGLSALSFAGLSLAPLLSPSAQLWLLGLGAVGFDLGVQASLIAHQTIVYSIEPGARSRLNAVLFVGMFIGMASGAALGSLLLSQWGWVAVTGMAGLTALGALAVRFWKGAAELA